In one Flammeovirga yaeyamensis genomic region, the following are encoded:
- a CDS encoding tetratricopeptide repeat protein yields MKKSIKSITLMLSLFAVIFSAQAQTPQETIDKALMTSFYKQSNQVEGIIKEQPNDYWKAYAYFKSSIYSVKLGDEDKARKEVEQALSIIKEAENQDSELLALEGNILGYSISLNPAKTQSLASKSTGKYKKSLKLNKQNMRAYLGLGENDFHTPEKYGGGKVAEKYLLKALEAPITTSEDVNAPNWGRERVYMLLVKLYERQGKSEKAVKYCKEGIAAFPNDYELKQLADKVL; encoded by the coding sequence ATGAAAAAATCTATCAAATCTATTACTCTAATGCTGTCTCTTTTTGCTGTCATCTTTTCAGCACAAGCGCAAACTCCTCAAGAGACGATCGACAAGGCCTTAATGACTTCTTTTTATAAGCAAAGCAATCAGGTGGAAGGGATCATTAAAGAACAACCCAACGATTATTGGAAGGCGTATGCTTACTTTAAATCGTCTATTTATTCGGTAAAATTGGGTGATGAAGACAAAGCAAGAAAGGAAGTTGAACAAGCTTTAAGTATCATCAAAGAAGCAGAAAATCAGGATTCAGAATTGCTGGCTTTGGAAGGAAATATTTTAGGATATAGTATAAGTCTGAATCCTGCAAAGACGCAATCGTTGGCATCAAAATCTACTGGAAAATACAAGAAATCTTTGAAACTCAATAAGCAAAACATGAGGGCTTATTTAGGGTTGGGAGAAAACGATTTTCACACACCAGAAAAATATGGAGGGGGAAAAGTGGCAGAGAAGTATTTACTAAAAGCATTGGAAGCGCCAATAACCACTTCAGAAGATGTAAACGCACCCAATTGGGGCAGGGAAAGAGTGTATATGTTGCTTGTGAAGTTATACGAGCGACAAGGAAAAAGCGAAAAAGCAGTGAAGTATTGTAAAGAAGGTATTGCCGCTTTTCCAAACGATTATGAGCTAAAACAATTAGCCGACAAAGTATTATAA
- a CDS encoding LytR/AlgR family response regulator transcription factor — protein MSKMNCVVIDDEMIAREGIAGYVKEIPYLNLVGKCKSTFELDEVLMQQKVDLIFLDIEMPGLTGIDWLKHADHPPIVIFTTAHREFALDGFELNATDYLLKPITLPRFSKAVAKAYKTWGQSHAIEEENLTSFFIKEDNQTVKIQVADITHVEAAVDYIYIHTIHKRHMTLFSMKQVEEQLPKEQFLRIHRSFIVNIDYVEAIEGKMLQVNGKQLGISRGLYQEVYDKITKGKVWKT, from the coding sequence ATGAGTAAAATGAACTGTGTCGTGATCGACGACGAGATGATTGCAAGAGAAGGCATTGCCGGATATGTAAAGGAGATTCCCTATTTAAATTTGGTCGGGAAATGTAAAAGTACATTTGAGTTAGATGAGGTGCTTATGCAGCAGAAAGTCGATCTAATATTTTTGGATATAGAAATGCCTGGCTTAACAGGAATTGATTGGTTAAAACATGCCGACCACCCACCGATAGTGATATTCACAACAGCACATAGAGAATTTGCCTTGGATGGTTTTGAACTCAATGCGACAGATTATCTTTTAAAACCTATCACTTTACCTCGTTTTTCTAAAGCGGTTGCAAAAGCGTATAAAACATGGGGGCAATCGCATGCAATTGAAGAAGAAAATCTTACTTCATTTTTTATCAAGGAAGATAATCAAACAGTTAAAATACAAGTAGCCGATATTACTCATGTAGAAGCGGCGGTCGATTATATTTATATCCACACCATCCATAAAAGACATATGACATTGTTTTCAATGAAACAGGTAGAAGAACAGCTTCCTAAAGAGCAATTCTTACGAATTCATCGATCATTTATTGTCAATATCGATTATGTAGAAGCAATAGAAGGGAAGATGCTGCAGGTGAATGGGAAGCAGTTGGGAATTAGTCGTGGTTTATATCAGGAAGTATATGATAAGATTACGAAAGGGAAGGTGTGGAAGACATAA
- a CDS encoding TonB-dependent receptor, with protein sequence MKKLVLFLAIQLFLIVPSIAQSLFFGEVKDESGTPIPFANVYLKEQLEGGSTDLEGKFRFSVDKVNSTALMISALGFKEKEILLVEGKYQFIITLIAKSTELDEVQIVAQKQKSLEEVAALKMTGMDVVLNASANGDLYQALQTMPGTSKVGDQTGLFVRGGDASETQTIIDGTVATHPFLGDTPNMPSRGKFDPFMFKGTSFSTGGYSAEYGQSLSSILLLETEGIPEKTSSSANLHFAGVGATHTQVWDEKTALMGGLTYNNLVPYFSVTPQNTDWLKMPEALNANAAFRHKTKGGMYKMYSQFGHGKVGLNVFNAEDPKSPLPFYRTGNDLYINNSYKGSLIGNWGIHAGLSINSRQADVEVGPFQYVENTSSVIGKTTFSNSLGKKIDFIIGTEYRNDRDYIQNNWLEDHLTSVYSEFTYSILPKVTLRVGARGEYSSLLKKTNLAPRSSLLFELGEFNQLTLGYGSFYQKGKPELLARNNNVDFQKSNHYLMNFKREIFGRTFRAEVYYKTYDQLLKFDNEKITNNGHGFARGIDLFWRDETSIGFLDYWVTYSFVDSKRDYLHFPELSTPTFVSKHNVNIIANFKIPSLRLQPGLTYSYASGRTFENPNSEIFLADRTKDYHNLDVAVNYNTTILGNFAVVFASFSNVLGFDQVYGYDYSVDGSVRAERLPSSKQSVFLGLFVTIE encoded by the coding sequence ATGAAAAAATTAGTTCTCTTTTTAGCTATCCAACTATTTCTTATCGTACCAAGTATTGCTCAGTCGTTATTTTTTGGAGAAGTAAAAGACGAAAGTGGGACGCCGATTCCCTTTGCGAATGTTTATTTAAAAGAACAATTAGAGGGAGGATCGACAGATTTAGAAGGGAAATTCCGATTCTCTGTGGATAAAGTAAATTCTACTGCTCTAATGATATCTGCGTTGGGATTTAAAGAAAAGGAAATTCTTTTGGTAGAGGGGAAATATCAATTTATCATCACTTTGATAGCAAAAAGTACGGAACTAGATGAGGTACAAATTGTGGCTCAGAAACAGAAATCGTTGGAAGAGGTGGCAGCATTAAAAATGACTGGAATGGATGTAGTCTTGAATGCAAGTGCCAATGGCGATTTATATCAAGCATTGCAAACCATGCCAGGGACATCAAAAGTAGGCGATCAAACGGGGCTATTCGTAAGGGGTGGAGATGCCTCGGAAACACAAACGATTATTGATGGTACAGTGGCCACACATCCCTTTTTAGGTGATACACCAAACATGCCTTCGAGAGGTAAATTTGATCCGTTTATGTTTAAAGGAACCTCATTTTCTACTGGCGGATATTCTGCAGAGTATGGTCAGTCACTTTCCTCTATTTTATTGTTAGAAACAGAAGGGATTCCTGAGAAAACAAGCTCATCGGCGAATTTACATTTTGCGGGTGTTGGTGCCACACATACCCAAGTTTGGGACGAAAAAACAGCATTGATGGGTGGTCTAACCTATAACAATTTAGTACCCTATTTTTCGGTTACCCCTCAAAATACAGATTGGTTAAAAATGCCTGAAGCACTAAATGCCAATGCCGCTTTTCGTCATAAAACAAAGGGAGGAATGTATAAGATGTATTCTCAATTTGGTCATGGTAAGGTAGGGTTAAATGTGTTTAATGCAGAAGATCCAAAGTCGCCACTTCCCTTTTATAGAACGGGTAATGATTTGTACATCAATAATTCCTACAAAGGGAGTTTGATAGGAAATTGGGGGATTCATGCCGGTTTATCCATTAATAGTCGACAAGCCGATGTAGAGGTAGGACCTTTTCAGTATGTCGAAAACACCTCCTCGGTGATTGGTAAAACTACTTTTTCTAATTCTTTGGGGAAGAAGATTGATTTTATAATTGGTACTGAATACAGAAACGATAGAGATTACATTCAAAACAATTGGTTGGAAGATCACCTCACATCTGTTTATTCTGAGTTTACCTACTCGATTCTTCCAAAGGTGACTTTAAGAGTAGGGGCTAGAGGAGAATATTCCTCTTTATTGAAGAAAACCAATCTTGCACCTCGATCATCTTTATTGTTTGAGTTGGGAGAATTTAATCAGTTGACATTAGGCTATGGATCTTTCTATCAGAAAGGAAAACCTGAATTATTGGCTCGAAATAACAATGTAGACTTTCAGAAATCCAACCACTATTTGATGAACTTTAAGAGAGAAATCTTCGGTAGAACTTTTAGAGCAGAAGTGTATTATAAAACCTATGATCAATTACTAAAATTCGATAACGAAAAAATCACCAACAATGGACATGGGTTTGCGAGAGGGATCGATCTATTCTGGAGGGATGAAACCAGCATTGGTTTTTTAGATTATTGGGTGACTTATTCTTTTGTCGATTCCAAAAGAGACTATCTGCATTTTCCTGAATTATCTACACCAACATTTGTTTCCAAACATAATGTGAATATTATTGCTAACTTTAAAATACCATCATTACGACTTCAACCTGGACTAACTTATTCTTACGCTTCAGGACGAACTTTTGAAAATCCAAATAGTGAAATATTTCTTGCAGATAGAACGAAAGACTATCACAATTTGGATGTAGCGGTAAATTATAATACGACTATTTTAGGGAACTTTGCTGTAGTATTTGCTTCGTTTTCTAATGTACTCGGTTTTGATCAAGTATATGGATACGATTACTCTGTGGACGGATCTGTGAGAGCAGAAAGATTGCCATCGAGTAAACAATCTGTGTTTTTAGGACTCTTTGTCACTATTGAATAA
- a CDS encoding glycoside hydrolase family 97 protein — protein sequence MKRIFTLILLFTTSLIVAQELKSPNQNIKVTFNQSKDVVSFSVTSNNKGVIQKGEIDLMFNNTSLLKGKKMKVSKQNHFDNKVLPVVPFKEAIIDDVYNQVILSFGRTKVEFRAYDDGIAYRYITNEKYEVEVNEKFDITFFKETEMWASLLKGYSSSFEIPYKKINVDSISAGINTYMPLLLQNKEENKILMTESDIEDYPHMFFTKGKNHQLKSTFPNYPLEVEMIGDRQSKVTKTADYVALTKGKRSFPWRIMIITEDDADLVASNLAFTLASENVLEDTEWIKPGRVSWEWWNASNLYGVDFKAGFNTESYKYYIDFAAEYGLEYIILDEGWSFSTKDLSKPNTELDLFELIRYGNEKNVGIILWATWKTLDEQLFVLDNFQKWGIKGVKVDFMDRADQLMVDFYDKIARLCAERELLVDFHGAYKPVGLHRKYPNVVSYEGVHGLENDKWSNTVTPEHDVTIPFIRMVCGPMDYTPGAMRNYHQEEFVPNWTRPGSQGTRAHQVALFVIYESGIQMLADSPSNYKKEHETTFFLAQIPVTWEDTKVISAKVGEYLIMARKNGDQWFIGGLTNNEEREMTIDLSFLGEGNYEANIFQDGINAVHFAEDYQMLSKDVKSNSQLRIKMVKGGGYAAIINKK from the coding sequence ATGAAAAGAATATTCACTTTAATACTACTCTTTACCACATCTTTAATTGTGGCACAAGAACTAAAATCGCCTAATCAAAATATAAAAGTCACATTCAATCAATCAAAAGATGTGGTTTCATTTAGTGTTACTTCTAATAACAAAGGGGTAATTCAGAAAGGAGAAATTGATTTGATGTTTAATAATACTTCCTTACTAAAAGGAAAGAAGATGAAAGTCTCTAAACAAAATCATTTTGATAATAAAGTACTTCCAGTTGTACCTTTTAAAGAAGCTATCATTGATGATGTCTATAATCAAGTGATATTATCCTTCGGCAGAACAAAGGTAGAATTTAGAGCATATGATGATGGCATCGCTTACCGTTATATCACCAACGAAAAATATGAAGTAGAAGTAAATGAAAAATTCGACATCACTTTCTTTAAGGAAACGGAGATGTGGGCATCATTGTTAAAGGGGTATTCAAGTAGTTTCGAAATTCCATATAAGAAAATAAATGTTGATTCTATAAGTGCAGGGATCAATACGTATATGCCTTTGTTGTTACAAAATAAGGAAGAGAATAAAATTTTGATGACAGAGTCTGATATTGAAGATTATCCTCATATGTTCTTTACTAAAGGAAAAAATCATCAGTTAAAATCTACTTTTCCTAATTACCCATTGGAAGTGGAAATGATAGGTGATCGTCAGAGTAAAGTAACTAAAACAGCAGATTATGTTGCACTAACAAAGGGCAAACGTTCTTTTCCGTGGAGAATAATGATTATCACGGAAGATGATGCAGATCTTGTGGCGTCAAATTTAGCGTTCACCTTAGCTTCTGAAAACGTTTTGGAAGATACAGAATGGATCAAACCGGGAAGAGTTTCTTGGGAATGGTGGAATGCATCTAATTTGTATGGTGTGGATTTTAAAGCAGGGTTTAACACTGAATCGTATAAATATTATATTGATTTTGCAGCTGAATATGGTTTAGAGTATATCATATTAGATGAAGGTTGGTCGTTCTCAACAAAAGATTTGAGTAAACCTAACACAGAACTTGATCTATTTGAGTTGATCCGATATGGAAATGAAAAGAATGTCGGTATCATCCTTTGGGCCACTTGGAAAACCTTAGACGAACAACTGTTTGTTTTAGATAACTTTCAGAAGTGGGGTATTAAAGGGGTAAAGGTAGATTTTATGGATAGAGCCGATCAGTTAATGGTCGACTTTTACGATAAAATAGCTCGTCTATGTGCAGAAAGAGAACTTTTGGTGGACTTCCATGGGGCATATAAACCTGTAGGGCTTCATAGAAAATATCCGAATGTTGTTTCTTACGAAGGGGTGCATGGCCTTGAAAACGATAAGTGGAGCAATACAGTCACTCCAGAACATGATGTGACGATCCCTTTCATCAGAATGGTTTGCGGTCCGATGGATTATACACCTGGTGCAATGAGAAACTATCATCAAGAAGAATTTGTGCCGAATTGGACTCGTCCTGGTAGCCAAGGAACTAGAGCGCATCAAGTCGCATTATTTGTGATTTATGAATCAGGAATCCAAATGTTAGCGGATTCACCTTCGAATTACAAGAAAGAACATGAGACCACTTTTTTCTTAGCTCAAATACCTGTTACATGGGAGGATACTAAAGTAATCTCTGCCAAAGTGGGAGAATACTTGATTATGGCTAGAAAAAATGGCGACCAATGGTTTATCGGTGGTCTTACGAATAATGAAGAAAGAGAAATGACTATTGATCTATCATTCTTAGGAGAAGGAAATTATGAAGCGAATATCTTTCAAGATGGTATCAACGCAGTACATTTTGCAGAAGATTATCAAATGCTATCTAAGGATGTGAAATCTAATAGTCAACTGAGAATTAAGATGGTGAAAGGTGGTGGGTATGCTGCTATCATCAATAAAAAATAA
- a CDS encoding RDD family protein — MIKLNANNIQTEPHLLKRTIATIIDYGIYFIFFNLYVKTFGELSDDGGYKVNGIASLPIFLIWFIYFPIVEGLFGKTLGHLAVGLKVIDRRGKNITMLQAFKRRFLDPIDLLFHGGIVAFFVVKYANKHQRVGDIVAKTLVVGNEKVFCLDCGEDLFLDPIDQQNGFFECPNCQTKNILWEKKMPN, encoded by the coding sequence ATGATAAAACTTAACGCAAACAATATTCAGACGGAACCACATCTGTTAAAGAGGACAATTGCCACTATTATTGATTATGGAATATATTTTATATTCTTCAATCTGTATGTCAAAACATTTGGTGAATTATCTGATGATGGAGGTTATAAAGTAAATGGTATAGCCTCCCTTCCAATATTTCTTATTTGGTTTATATACTTTCCTATTGTAGAAGGTTTATTCGGAAAAACATTAGGTCATTTAGCTGTTGGCTTAAAAGTGATTGATAGAAGAGGAAAAAATATTACGATGTTACAAGCTTTTAAAAGAAGATTCTTAGATCCTATCGATTTGCTTTTTCATGGCGGTATAGTAGCTTTTTTTGTTGTAAAATATGCAAATAAGCATCAAAGAGTTGGAGACATTGTGGCGAAAACATTGGTAGTTGGAAATGAAAAAGTGTTTTGTCTAGATTGTGGAGAAGATTTATTTCTAGATCCAATAGATCAACAGAATGGATTTTTTGAATGCCCTAATTGTCAGACAAAGAACATTTTATGGGAAAAGAAAATGCCTAATTAA
- a CDS encoding sensor histidine kinase, with product MKLNLFRPSVRSKLLHITIHLICWAIYIFLLSYRDLLFNDALINNFWTFSVITSPLVPFIYFNLYVLIPRLLFKKKPLMYTLALSILFTVCINIRYSTAFYFYAKVLCINSIEPFFSGRVGWWTASSETFGLFFISISLFLLHNWYAKERYVKELENKNMAAELNLLKSQLQPHFLFNNLNTIYFLMDSQPEKAKELVVQLSDALSHQLYKANQDKVMLEEELEYLESYIKIEQIRHQDFLELNYNFPEETSKLSIAPMLLMTFIENAFKHSTHSKGYKINIDISLNGNELKLHVINTKGETKSNKKVGGLGLTNVRKRLQLLYPQMHQLEITEHESEFEVNLTLELNE from the coding sequence ATGAAACTAAATCTATTCAGACCTTCTGTTCGAAGTAAGTTACTTCATATCACCATACATTTAATATGTTGGGCGATTTATATCTTTCTTTTAAGTTATCGTGATTTACTTTTTAATGATGCACTGATCAATAATTTTTGGACCTTTTCTGTCATCACCTCACCATTAGTACCATTTATTTATTTCAATTTATATGTACTAATTCCTCGATTACTATTTAAGAAAAAGCCTTTGATGTACACTTTAGCATTGAGTATCCTATTTACAGTGTGTATTAATATACGATATTCAACGGCTTTTTATTTTTATGCAAAGGTATTATGTATTAACTCGATCGAGCCATTTTTCTCTGGAAGAGTCGGTTGGTGGACGGCTAGTAGCGAAACATTTGGTCTGTTTTTTATATCAATTTCTCTTTTTCTACTTCATAATTGGTATGCAAAAGAAAGGTATGTGAAGGAGTTGGAAAACAAGAATATGGCTGCGGAATTGAACCTTTTAAAATCTCAATTACAACCTCATTTTCTATTTAATAATCTGAATACCATTTATTTTTTGATGGATTCTCAGCCGGAAAAAGCGAAGGAGTTGGTCGTTCAATTATCTGATGCTTTAAGTCATCAGCTGTATAAAGCCAACCAAGATAAAGTGATGTTGGAGGAGGAATTGGAGTATTTGGAAAGTTATATCAAAATAGAGCAAATACGACATCAAGATTTCTTAGAACTGAATTATAACTTTCCGGAAGAAACCTCAAAACTGAGTATCGCCCCAATGTTGTTGATGACCTTTATTGAGAATGCATTCAAACACAGTACACATTCGAAGGGATATAAAATCAATATCGATATCAGTTTGAATGGTAACGAATTGAAGTTGCATGTGATCAACACCAAAGGTGAAACAAAGTCGAATAAAAAAGTAGGAGGATTGGGGTTGACCAATGTGAGAAAACGATTGCAACTCTTGTATCCTCAGATGCATCAATTGGAGATAACCGAACATGAAAGTGAGTTTGAAGTCAATTTAACCCTAGAACTAAATGAGTAA
- a CDS encoding alpha-L-fucosidase produces the protein MKRKLLFILLLSCINSFAQKSKPKYKDQWLFPPKDSSMLISEDQQAELLTSEEDMQWYKDAKFGVFVHWGPALLATNVLSWGRHGNRPAANKAANKGVPAEEYDELYKHFNPVNFDADEWMKHVKDFGAEYLVFTAKHHDGFCFFDAKNTEYNIMNTPYGKDICKQLADAAHKHGVKLFWYYSQPDWHHPDCLREKHYENYLPYMNEHIEQLFSKYGRIDGVFWDGLASKYWQWDSYHLIKKMKEWQPGLINNPRSGFSWPNPKIRGDFDTPEQSLGPVDHHRYWEACLTMTDKWLYSPEGPIKSTETVTSMLIQVVCNGGNLLLNFGPDGKGEFVQKDVEEAKGIGEWLDKYGESIYGTRRGVYIGADWGGSTQKDNVLYLHFMKKATTQFELPVLQNQIVKVEGLTKAFKSLKEKEGKYVISFDKDLIQDEIDHIVKITFKHSLEGTKRIATWNQMPIAKKDFVIHASSERNEKNAGKVIYSSKENTFSEGIRLKSWWEPTKKDKTPSLTLKFKSPKKVNTVLLSENMRAHNVKDFVIEVSQNGKWKTVHRGSYIGEGYRIGIQPEEIDGIRLLINTYQQTPQITAFNVYEDLEDSTTTSVE, from the coding sequence ATGAAAAGGAAATTATTATTCATTTTACTACTTAGCTGCATCAACAGTTTTGCACAGAAATCAAAACCAAAGTACAAGGATCAATGGCTTTTTCCGCCTAAAGATTCGAGTATGCTCATTTCGGAAGATCAACAAGCAGAATTATTGACTTCAGAAGAGGACATGCAATGGTATAAGGATGCTAAATTTGGTGTTTTTGTCCATTGGGGACCAGCACTTTTGGCCACCAATGTATTAAGTTGGGGAAGGCACGGCAACCGACCTGCAGCCAATAAAGCAGCCAATAAAGGAGTTCCTGCGGAGGAATATGATGAGCTGTATAAGCACTTTAATCCAGTGAATTTCGATGCCGATGAATGGATGAAACATGTGAAAGATTTTGGTGCAGAGTATCTGGTTTTTACGGCAAAACACCACGATGGTTTCTGTTTTTTTGATGCTAAAAATACAGAGTACAATATCATGAACACTCCTTATGGGAAAGACATATGTAAACAATTGGCAGATGCGGCGCATAAACATGGAGTAAAATTATTCTGGTATTATTCTCAACCCGATTGGCATCACCCAGATTGTTTAAGAGAAAAGCATTACGAAAACTACTTACCTTATATGAATGAGCATATTGAGCAATTGTTTTCTAAGTATGGAAGAATTGATGGGGTATTTTGGGATGGATTGGCTTCGAAATATTGGCAATGGGATTCTTATCATTTGATAAAGAAAATGAAGGAGTGGCAGCCTGGTTTGATTAATAACCCAAGAAGTGGTTTTAGCTGGCCGAACCCTAAAATTAGAGGAGATTTTGATACTCCAGAACAATCACTTGGACCAGTGGATCACCATCGTTATTGGGAGGCTTGTTTGACGATGACAGATAAATGGCTGTACAGTCCTGAAGGTCCGATTAAATCGACAGAAACAGTTACTTCTATGTTGATTCAGGTAGTCTGCAATGGTGGTAATTTATTATTAAACTTTGGTCCTGATGGAAAAGGCGAGTTTGTTCAAAAAGATGTTGAAGAGGCGAAAGGTATCGGAGAGTGGTTAGATAAATATGGAGAATCAATTTACGGAACTCGCAGAGGTGTATATATTGGTGCTGATTGGGGTGGTTCTACTCAAAAAGACAACGTACTTTATTTACACTTCATGAAAAAAGCAACTACTCAATTTGAATTACCTGTATTACAAAATCAAATAGTGAAGGTCGAAGGATTAACTAAAGCTTTTAAAAGTTTAAAAGAAAAGGAAGGGAAATATGTGATCTCTTTTGATAAAGATTTGATACAGGACGAAATTGACCATATCGTAAAAATCACTTTTAAACACTCTTTAGAAGGGACTAAAAGAATAGCAACTTGGAATCAAATGCCTATTGCAAAGAAAGATTTTGTGATTCATGCATCATCAGAAAGAAACGAAAAGAATGCTGGAAAAGTGATCTACTCTTCAAAGGAAAATACTTTCAGTGAGGGGATTCGATTGAAGTCGTGGTGGGAACCTACTAAAAAAGATAAAACACCTTCATTAACGCTTAAATTTAAATCACCTAAGAAGGTGAATACTGTTTTATTGTCAGAAAATATGAGAGCCCACAATGTTAAGGATTTTGTTATTGAAGTCTCTCAGAACGGGAAATGGAAAACTGTTCATCGAGGAAGTTATATTGGAGAGGGATACCGAATCGGAATTCAACCGGAAGAAATCGATGGGATCCGTTTGCTTATCAATACTTATCAACAAACACCACAAATAACTGCATTTAATGTTTATGAAGACCTTGAAGATAGTACTACTACTTCTGTGGAGTAG
- a CDS encoding sulfatase, translated as MKTLKIVLLLLWSSQLLAQTKQPNVVFILADDLGINALGCYGNEYVETPNIDKLAEEGMRFTNGYSNDPTCAPSRASIMTGQYVPRHKIYRVSDRFKSDEKTLKHMRFLPPENNRPYGKTVGLSLEQTILPEAFNQNSYTSAGFGKWHLGSKKLGMDQQGFSEAIETKGHYQFKSFPQQDDILENEYNADYTTQKGIDFMKRQVANHQPFFLYMPYYLVHKPLEPKPETFAYFKEKYQMEDEVTNVFAMIKNLDESVGDLLNAIKELGIEEETIVVFTSDNGHYKTDNGMFNKPYRGYKGNTLEGGIRVPYIFKYPKVISPSTVSELPIIHVDIYPTLIGLSGHNLPKEQVIDGVDISTELKGEKEVLKDRILVWQYTNYSRYKPKTKTFNSEWVNVIQYKGYKMTEYVESGKKILFNLNEDPFEEKEISHTSAEIINELTVLLENWKKETSSEQPKENSKFINQ; from the coding sequence ATGAAGACCTTGAAGATAGTACTACTACTTCTGTGGAGTAGTCAGTTATTAGCACAAACAAAGCAACCTAATGTGGTCTTCATTTTGGCAGACGATTTGGGGATTAATGCTTTAGGCTGCTACGGAAATGAATATGTGGAAACCCCCAATATCGATAAGTTGGCGGAAGAAGGAATGCGTTTTACCAATGGTTATTCTAACGACCCTACTTGTGCTCCCTCTAGGGCATCAATTATGACGGGACAATACGTTCCTAGACATAAAATTTATAGGGTGTCTGATCGATTTAAATCAGACGAGAAAACGTTGAAACATATGCGTTTTCTTCCTCCAGAAAATAATCGACCGTATGGAAAAACAGTAGGATTGTCATTGGAGCAAACCATTTTACCTGAGGCCTTTAATCAGAACAGTTATACTTCTGCAGGGTTTGGTAAATGGCATTTGGGAAGTAAAAAATTGGGAATGGATCAGCAAGGTTTTTCAGAAGCCATAGAAACCAAAGGTCATTATCAGTTTAAGTCTTTCCCACAGCAAGATGATATTTTAGAGAATGAATATAATGCTGATTATACGACTCAAAAAGGGATAGATTTTATGAAAAGACAGGTAGCTAACCATCAACCTTTCTTTTTATATATGCCTTATTATTTGGTACATAAACCTCTGGAACCAAAACCAGAAACCTTTGCTTATTTTAAAGAGAAGTACCAAATGGAGGATGAGGTGACCAATGTGTTTGCCATGATCAAAAACCTTGACGAGAGCGTTGGTGATTTGTTAAATGCGATCAAGGAATTGGGGATAGAAGAGGAAACAATTGTGGTGTTTACCTCTGATAATGGACATTATAAAACCGACAATGGTATGTTCAATAAACCGTATAGAGGATACAAAGGCAATACTTTGGAAGGAGGAATTCGAGTTCCTTATATATTTAAATACCCTAAAGTGATATCACCTTCTACGGTAAGTGAGTTACCCATTATACATGTTGATATTTACCCGACATTAATTGGTCTTAGTGGTCATAATTTACCCAAAGAGCAAGTGATTGACGGGGTGGATATTTCAACGGAATTAAAGGGAGAGAAAGAGGTATTAAAAGATAGAATATTAGTGTGGCAATACACCAATTATTCAAGATATAAACCGAAAACAAAGACGTTTAATTCGGAGTGGGTCAATGTCATTCAATACAAAGGTTATAAAATGACAGAATACGTTGAATCTGGGAAGAAAATTCTATTCAATTTGAACGAGGATCCTTTTGAGGAAAAAGAGATTTCACACACATCAGCTGAAATTATAAATGAGTTGACGGTATTATTAGAGAATTGGAAAAAAGAAACCTCATCAGAGCAGCCAAAAGAAAATTCAAAATTTATAAATCAATAA